A single window of Thalassomonas viridans DNA harbors:
- a CDS encoding putative zinc-binding protein — protein MSATKTPIVYSCSGCSNLAQIAHDVSSTLDSDGIAEMSCISGVIGKVKPVADQAYSGRPIIAIDGCGLACTKSCLTACDLTPEYYFDISSLGFEKRGKDENSLIENSIAIENIYGELRKSGITFP, from the coding sequence ATGTCAGCTACCAAAACCCCCATCGTCTATTCCTGCTCCGGTTGTTCCAACCTGGCGCAGATAGCGCATGATGTATCGTCAACGCTGGACAGCGACGGTATTGCCGAGATGTCCTGTATTTCTGGCGTGATCGGCAAAGTTAAGCCGGTAGCGGACCAGGCTTATTCCGGCCGGCCTATTATTGCTATAGACGGATGTGGTTTGGCCTGTACTAAATCTTGCCTGACAGCTTGTGATTTAACCCCTGAATATTATTTTGATATCAGCAGTTTGGGCTTTGAAAAACGCGGCAAGGACGAAAATTCGTTAATTGAAAACAGTATTGCCATAGAGAATATCTACGGTGAGCTGCGTAAGTCCGGGATCACCTTTCCTTAA
- a CDS encoding VF530 family DNA-binding protein: MNTENKYLNNPLHGLKLETLLTEIVDHYGWEILHAYLNLKCFKTKPSIASSIKFLKKTDWAREKVEAFYLYQFKNLPRADSEQFQLPPRERIVSAHHKPGKPKELSFEDAERLRQKKAKKSRERSSGSANPWANWGK; this comes from the coding sequence ATGAACACAGAAAACAAATATTTAAACAACCCGCTGCACGGCCTGAAACTGGAAACCCTGTTAACGGAAATAGTGGACCATTATGGCTGGGAAATTTTACATGCCTACCTGAATCTGAAGTGCTTTAAAACCAAGCCCAGCATAGCCTCCAGCATCAAGTTCCTGAAAAAAACCGACTGGGCCAGGGAAAAGGTCGAAGCCTTTTACCTGTACCAGTTTAAAAACCTGCCCAGGGCGGATAGCGAGCAATTTCAGCTGCCACCGCGTGAACGTATCGTCTCTGCCCACCATAAGCCAGGAAAACCTAAGGAACTCAGCTTTGAAGACGCCGAGCGCCTGCGCCAGAAAAAAGCGAAGAAATCCCGCGAAAGAAGCTCCGGCTCGGCAAATCCCTGGGCCAACTGGGGGAAATAG